Proteins encoded within one genomic window of Kibdelosporangium phytohabitans:
- a CDS encoding sensor histidine kinase: MRALSLWVLTALPVLWAVVTSLPGRLPVWEAVAYLVVLAACVALVRRRPVVVLVVALAAWQVCFFSRVSVGSTVSTFTLSFGLITLSFLAGKYATAGHHGAVALAVAVGTGVIGGLVSGGADTSIAAVAGAAVFAVLPWSGGRYRRRYAEMIEAGWDRAEQSEREADQARTRERARLAAEMHDLVGHELAQAALTVGALEVSPSLPADQRAAARAARASVTAASERLADAVRLLRAEEDDAVESFDAVIDRARESGLAIDVTSDGIVQPDAVIARTIHRVLTEALTNVIKHAPGASVAVSLRSTSDGIDLDVINEPAQRPASATGSGYGLLGLAERVTLVGGRFDAGPRPQGGFAVTAHLPDKPVLTPSTSSFRRLVEQRVRHSARRTVLLAAGISGALVISVLGYLVFDAVTSTLDPADYERLRVGQAEAEISGVLPQRTRVDNADHPNCRHYGTHINPFDERRLDLYRLCFRDGVLVDKALLVRGP, from the coding sequence GTGCGTGCGCTGAGCCTGTGGGTACTGACCGCTCTGCCGGTGTTGTGGGCCGTGGTGACCTCGCTGCCGGGGCGTTTGCCCGTGTGGGAGGCCGTGGCGTACCTGGTTGTGCTCGCGGCGTGTGTGGCGTTGGTTCGTCGGCGGCCTGTCGTTGTGCTCGTCGTGGCGCTCGCTGCGTGGCAGGTTTGTTTCTTCTCCCGGGTTTCAGTGGGCAGCACCGTGAGCACGTTCACGCTGTCTTTTGGACTCATCACGCTCAGCTTCCTTGCCGGCAAGTACGCGACGGCAGGTCATCATGGTGCTGTCGCCTTGGCGGTCGCTGTCGGCACCGGGGTGATCGGCGGCCTTGTGTCGGGTGGCGCCGACACGTCCATCGCTGCTGTGGCGGGTGCTGCTGTGTTCGCTGTCCTGCCGTGGTCCGGTGGTCGTTATCGACGCCGGTACGCCGAGATGATCGAGGCGGGCTGGGATCGTGCCGAGCAGTCGGAACGGGAAGCCGACCAGGCACGGACCCGGGAACGCGCACGGCTCGCCGCGGAGATGCACGACCTGGTCGGGCACGAACTCGCCCAGGCGGCGCTGACGGTCGGCGCACTGGAGGTTTCGCCCAGCCTTCCCGCCGACCAGCGCGCGGCGGCCCGTGCGGCGCGGGCGAGTGTCACCGCTGCCTCGGAACGCCTGGCTGACGCGGTCCGGTTGCTGCGCGCCGAGGAAGACGACGCCGTCGAGTCCTTCGACGCTGTCATCGACCGGGCGCGCGAGTCCGGGTTGGCCATCGACGTGACCAGCGACGGCATCGTGCAACCGGATGCCGTGATCGCACGCACGATCCACCGTGTACTCACGGAAGCGCTCACCAACGTGATCAAGCACGCTCCCGGGGCGTCGGTCGCCGTGTCTCTGCGGTCCACAAGCGACGGGATCGACCTCGACGTGATCAACGAACCGGCGCAACGGCCCGCCAGCGCCACAGGGAGCGGTTACGGGCTGCTCGGGCTCGCTGAGCGCGTCACTTTGGTCGGCGGCCGGTTCGACGCGGGCCCGCGTCCCCAAGGCGGATTCGCGGTCACCGCGCACCTGCCGGACAAGCCAGTGCTCACGCCGAGCACCAGCAGCTTCCGCCGTCTCGTGGAACAGCGAGTGCGGCACAGCGCCCGGCGTACCGTGCTGCTCGCCGCCGGGATATCCGGCGCCCTGGTGATCAGCGTGCTCGGCTACCTGGTGTTCGACGCGGTGACGTCGACTCTGGACCCTGCCGATTACGAGCGCTTGCGGGTCGGTCAGGCCGAAGCGGAGATCTCCGGTGTGCTCCCGCAACGGACCCGTGTGGACAACGCGGACCACCCGAACTGCCGGCACTACGGCACGCACATCAACCCGTTCGACGAACGGCGCCTGGATCTGTACCGGCTGTGCTTCCGTGACGGTGTCCTCGTGGACAAGGCATTGCTCGTGCGTGGTCCATAG
- a CDS encoding phosphatase PAP2 family protein encodes MVEIAHIAAEVIIGGFVLAYLVVWWLARRQSAARMSLAVVAPLMVAVAYLVSEVLKVLFQEERPCRGVVGCPEVGDWSFPSNHATIAGAAAVGLLLVHRVMGVVAVALAILVAVARVVEGVHYPHDVLAGLLLGAGLAFVAGPLARVMTPVVARLRARSGGALLLGR; translated from the coding sequence ATGGTGGAAATCGCTCACATCGCCGCCGAGGTGATCATCGGCGGATTCGTTCTGGCGTACCTGGTTGTCTGGTGGCTTGCGCGGCGCCAGAGTGCTGCGCGAATGTCTTTGGCGGTCGTCGCGCCGCTGATGGTGGCGGTCGCGTATCTGGTCAGCGAAGTGCTCAAGGTGCTTTTCCAGGAGGAACGGCCCTGTCGTGGTGTCGTGGGCTGTCCTGAGGTCGGGGACTGGTCGTTCCCGAGCAATCACGCCACAATCGCCGGTGCCGCCGCGGTCGGCCTTTTGCTCGTGCACCGGGTAATGGGTGTTGTGGCCGTCGCGTTGGCGATTCTGGTTGCTGTGGCTCGGGTGGTCGAGGGCGTGCATTATCCGCACGACGTTCTTGCCGGTTTGTTGTTGGGTGCGGGGCTCGCGTTTGTGGCGGGGCCGTTGGCGCGGGTGATGACTCCCGTTGTGGCGCGTTTGCGGGCTCGGTCGGGCGGCGCGTTGCTGTTGGGGAGATGA
- a CDS encoding helix-turn-helix domain-containing protein translates to MEGQPTVDAVIEQIAPRLRRAREKKGVSLADLARVTGISTSTLSRLESGQRKPSLELLLPVTAALGVPLDEIVSAPRIVDPRVPQQPEKSGGRVLIPLSRHQSEPRAYKLTIPAHDEEPHLRVHAGHEWLYVLSGKLRVRLGDQDFTMGPGEAAEFDCQIPHWFGAAGRGGCEVLSLFGKQGERIHLRTQRR, encoded by the coding sequence ATGGAGGGCCAACCGACCGTCGACGCGGTGATCGAGCAGATCGCCCCGCGCCTGCGTCGCGCACGTGAGAAGAAGGGCGTCAGCCTCGCGGACCTCGCGCGGGTGACCGGCATCTCGACCAGCACACTGTCCAGACTGGAGTCGGGCCAGCGCAAACCGAGCCTGGAACTCCTCCTGCCGGTCACGGCGGCACTGGGTGTCCCGCTCGACGAGATAGTCTCAGCACCCCGGATCGTCGACCCGCGCGTACCGCAACAGCCGGAGAAGTCCGGCGGACGGGTCTTGATCCCGTTGTCACGCCACCAAAGCGAGCCTCGCGCGTACAAGCTGACCATCCCGGCGCACGACGAGGAACCGCACCTGCGGGTGCACGCGGGCCACGAATGGCTGTACGTGCTGTCCGGCAAACTCCGCGTGCGCCTGGGGGATCAGGACTTCACCATGGGACCGGGCGAAGCGGCCGAGTTCGACTGCCAGATCCCGCACTGGTTCGGCGCGGCCGGCCGTGGCGGCTGCGAGGTGCTCAGCCTGTTCGGCAAGCAGGGTGAACGCATCCACCTGCGTACGCAGCGCCGCTGA
- a CDS encoding MFS transporter, whose amino-acid sequence MDKRLPFGVYLLAFSLFAMGTAEFLLAGVLPAVAADLDVTLSSAGMLITAFALGVVVGGPPFAVLSLRWPRRTALVASQAVFAASIAAGLLGDYQTLLVTRVISGIAYAGFFAVASVTAISLVTPDRNARASGVVVSGLSIAMLAGGPAGTLISHFTEWRGGFWAVVVLTALGMAGCLIGLPATKNTARPSVSRELATMRRPQLWGLYSITILTTAAYMITFNYLAAMLADITGVPEVWIPAILALFGVGAFVGLSVGGRISDRRPHLALLTGAGSIMLLSLVLVTGIERPWLVVPVVFLLGIGAFVLNPAIYGRVFAIASAAPTLAGATTVSAFQLGISLTPVFAAVSLTQGGALTSVCLIGAALAVLATPFILIDRAGLRARKRPEVLHS is encoded by the coding sequence ATGGACAAGAGACTGCCGTTCGGCGTCTACCTGCTGGCGTTCAGCCTGTTCGCGATGGGCACGGCGGAGTTCCTGCTGGCGGGCGTACTGCCCGCGGTCGCAGCGGACCTGGACGTCACGCTGTCGTCGGCCGGGATGTTGATCACGGCGTTCGCACTGGGTGTCGTGGTCGGCGGGCCGCCGTTCGCGGTGCTGAGCCTGCGCTGGCCGCGCCGCACGGCCCTGGTGGCCAGTCAGGCCGTCTTCGCGGCCAGCATCGCCGCCGGACTGCTCGGCGACTACCAGACCTTGCTGGTCACCAGGGTGATCTCGGGTATCGCCTACGCGGGATTCTTCGCCGTCGCGTCCGTGACCGCGATCAGCCTGGTCACGCCCGACCGCAACGCCCGCGCGTCCGGCGTCGTGGTCAGCGGCCTGAGCATCGCCATGCTCGCCGGTGGCCCCGCAGGCACCCTGATCAGCCACTTCACCGAGTGGCGCGGGGGCTTCTGGGCCGTGGTGGTCCTCACCGCCCTGGGCATGGCCGGGTGTCTGATCGGGTTGCCCGCGACCAAGAACACCGCACGGCCGAGCGTTTCGCGTGAGCTGGCCACCATGCGCCGGCCACAGCTCTGGGGCCTGTACTCGATCACGATTCTCACCACGGCGGCGTACATGATCACGTTCAACTACCTGGCGGCCATGCTCGCGGACATCACGGGCGTGCCCGAGGTCTGGATCCCGGCCATCCTGGCGTTGTTCGGCGTCGGCGCGTTCGTCGGGTTGTCGGTCGGCGGTCGCATCTCAGACCGAAGACCACACCTGGCGTTGCTCACCGGCGCCGGATCGATCATGCTGCTGTCGCTCGTCCTGGTCACCGGGATCGAGCGGCCCTGGCTGGTCGTGCCCGTGGTCTTCCTGCTGGGCATCGGCGCGTTCGTGCTCAACCCGGCGATCTACGGGCGGGTCTTCGCGATCGCGTCCGCCGCGCCGACACTCGCCGGAGCCACCACGGTGTCCGCGTTCCAGCTGGGGATCAGCCTCACGCCCGTCTTCGCGGCCGTGTCGCTCACCCAAGGCGGCGCACTCACGTCGGTGTGCCTGATCGGGGCCGCACTCGCGGTGCTCGCGACCCCGTTCATCCTCATCGACCGGGCAGGTCTTCGGGCCCGAAAGCGTCCGGAAGTACTTCACTCATAG
- a CDS encoding cytidine deaminase, whose protein sequence is MTPDWDALRAAAVEAAAQAYCPYSGLQVGAAALVSDGRTVVGCNVENASYGLGLCAECTMAGQLRLTGGGRFVAVSCRSGTGELLMPCGRCRQILYEFGGPDCLLDTPRGILPMSEVLPDAFGPEDLPGR, encoded by the coding sequence ATGACGCCGGACTGGGACGCGCTGCGGGCGGCGGCTGTCGAAGCCGCCGCCCAGGCGTACTGCCCGTACTCGGGTCTGCAGGTCGGTGCGGCCGCGTTGGTCTCGGATGGCCGGACCGTGGTCGGGTGCAACGTCGAGAACGCCTCGTACGGCTTGGGACTGTGCGCCGAGTGCACGATGGCCGGTCAGCTGCGGCTGACCGGCGGTGGTCGTTTCGTCGCCGTGTCCTGCCGCAGTGGCACGGGGGAACTGCTGATGCCGTGCGGCCGGTGCCGTCAGATCCTCTACGAGTTCGGCGGCCCGGACTGCCTGCTGGACACGCCTCGCGGGATTCTGCCTATGAGTGAAGTACTTCCGGACGCTTTCGGGCCCGAAGACCTGCCCGGTCGATGA
- a CDS encoding ABC transporter permease encodes MAAGIADNPVAGPVHVAPPPKRRRIPGWLNGVLWAVGAIAVLATASYLTGNVDLTSSTTTQTALRLALPILLAALGGLWAERAGVVNIGLEGMMILGTWGAAFGSYYGGVWVGLLVAIVFGAIGGLLHAIATVTFGVNHIVSGVAINLLGLGVAKYLAHLVFQPLSGNPRQSPVVPKFDTYSATGITNWLADLESEQRVIVSDVAGILRGLLTQVAPLTMIAILLVPISYLILWRTRFGLRLRSCGENPTAAESLGVNVYAFKYTAVLISGGLAGMGGASLVLLKDGADYLENQTNGRGYIGLAAMIFGNWRPGGLLGGSALFGYTDGLQLSGRGPAVLALLYAAVLLLVVVVVVQLFRRKWFAAGAAVLAAGLLYAIYFSVDELPRDLTPYAPHFVTLIVLAVASQRLRMPQADGFIYRRGQGS; translated from the coding sequence ATGGCCGCCGGTATCGCGGACAACCCGGTCGCCGGACCGGTTCACGTCGCGCCGCCGCCCAAGCGGCGCAGGATTCCCGGCTGGCTCAACGGTGTGCTCTGGGCGGTCGGTGCGATCGCCGTGCTGGCAACGGCTTCGTACCTGACCGGCAACGTCGACCTGACGTCGTCGACCACCACGCAGACCGCCCTGCGGCTGGCGCTGCCGATCCTGCTCGCCGCGCTCGGCGGCTTGTGGGCCGAACGCGCGGGCGTGGTGAACATCGGCCTCGAGGGCATGATGATCCTCGGGACGTGGGGCGCCGCGTTCGGTTCGTACTACGGCGGTGTGTGGGTCGGTCTGCTGGTGGCGATCGTGTTCGGCGCGATCGGCGGTCTGCTGCACGCCATCGCGACCGTGACGTTCGGCGTGAACCACATCGTTTCGGGTGTGGCGATCAACCTGCTGGGTCTCGGTGTCGCGAAGTACTTGGCGCACCTGGTCTTCCAGCCGCTGTCGGGCAACCCGCGCCAGTCGCCGGTGGTGCCGAAGTTCGACACGTACTCCGCGACCGGGATCACCAACTGGCTGGCGGATCTGGAGTCCGAGCAGCGCGTGATCGTGTCGGACGTGGCCGGGATCCTGCGCGGCCTGCTGACCCAGGTCGCGCCGCTGACGATGATCGCGATCCTGCTGGTGCCGATCAGCTACCTCATCCTGTGGCGCACCAGGTTCGGGCTGCGGCTGCGGTCGTGCGGTGAGAACCCGACGGCAGCGGAGTCGTTGGGTGTCAACGTGTACGCGTTCAAGTACACGGCGGTGCTGATCTCCGGTGGTCTCGCCGGGATGGGTGGCGCGTCGCTGGTGCTGCTCAAGGACGGCGCCGACTACCTGGAGAACCAGACCAACGGCCGCGGTTACATCGGCCTGGCGGCGATGATCTTCGGCAACTGGCGGCCTGGTGGTCTGCTGGGTGGTTCGGCGTTGTTCGGCTACACGGACGGTTTGCAGCTGTCCGGCCGTGGCCCTGCCGTGCTGGCGTTGCTGTACGCGGCGGTCCTGCTGCTCGTGGTCGTCGTTGTCGTGCAACTGTTCCGCCGCAAGTGGTTCGCTGCCGGTGCCGCTGTGCTGGCCGCCGGGTTGTTGTACGCGATCTACTTCTCGGTGGACGAGTTGCCGCGCGACCTGACGCCGTACGCGCCGCACTTCGTCACGCTGATCGTGCTGGCCGTTGCCTCACAACGGTTGCGGATGCCTCAGGCAGACGGGTTCATCTACCGCCGGGGTCAGGGTTCATGA
- a CDS encoding ABC transporter permease, producing the protein MKTTLRGKLLPPALAILFSVLLCTVALLISGDNPLDAFGAMIGQLFRGTTAVDTVNSAAVYYLAGLAVAIGFQMNLFNIGVEGQYRFAAVIAAIVGGGVVLPPVIHTVVIIVVAVLAGALYALVPALLKVYRGVSEVISTIMLNAIAIGLIAYLVSTDAFGVQIGNNIATKPIPESGWVPGIPFGESGTLFGFVFVAGLVGAGYWVLLNRTRFGFELRASGESPTAATAGGVDARKMVLTAMLLSGGVAGLTALPELLGRDHEYLQTSPAGYGFAGIAVALLGRNHPGGIALGAVLWAFLDKSAVSLDNVGVPQEITTIMQGAIVLSVVIAYEIVRRMELAAEQRRVGRQLGRDTSDIAAGGSV; encoded by the coding sequence GTGAAAACCACCCTGCGGGGCAAGCTGCTGCCGCCCGCGCTGGCGATCCTGTTCTCGGTGCTGCTGTGCACGGTCGCGCTGCTGATCTCGGGTGACAACCCGCTCGACGCGTTCGGCGCGATGATCGGCCAGCTTTTCCGCGGCACCACCGCCGTGGACACCGTCAACAGCGCCGCCGTGTACTACCTGGCCGGTCTCGCGGTGGCCATCGGCTTCCAGATGAACCTGTTCAACATCGGTGTCGAGGGCCAGTACCGGTTCGCCGCGGTGATCGCGGCCATCGTCGGTGGCGGTGTGGTGCTGCCGCCGGTGATCCACACCGTGGTGATCATCGTCGTCGCCGTGCTGGCCGGTGCGTTGTACGCGCTGGTGCCCGCGCTGCTGAAGGTCTACCGCGGTGTGTCCGAGGTGATCTCGACGATCATGCTGAACGCCATCGCGATCGGCCTGATCGCCTACCTGGTCAGCACCGACGCGTTCGGTGTGCAGATCGGCAACAACATCGCCACCAAGCCGATCCCCGAGTCGGGCTGGGTGCCGGGGATCCCGTTCGGGGAGAGCGGGACGCTGTTCGGGTTCGTGTTCGTCGCCGGCCTGGTCGGCGCGGGCTACTGGGTGCTGCTCAACCGGACCAGGTTCGGGTTCGAGCTCAGGGCCAGCGGCGAGTCGCCGACCGCGGCGACAGCCGGTGGCGTCGACGCCCGCAAGATGGTCCTGACGGCCATGCTGCTCTCCGGCGGTGTCGCCGGTCTGACGGCGCTGCCGGAGCTGCTGGGCCGCGACCACGAGTACCTGCAGACTTCCCCCGCCGGGTACGGGTTCGCCGGTATCGCCGTCGCGCTGCTGGGCCGCAACCACCCGGGCGGGATCGCGCTGGGTGCGGTGCTGTGGGCGTTCCTGGACAAGTCTGCTGTGTCGCTGGACAACGTCGGTGTGCCGCAGGAGATCACGACGATCATGCAGGGAGCGATCGTGCTGTCCGTGGTCATCGCGTACGAGATCGTGCGCCGGATGGAACTGGCCGCCGAGCAACGCAGAGTCGGCCGCCAGCTCGGCAGGGACACGAGTGACATCGCAGCCGGAGGGAGTGTCTGA
- a CDS encoding ABC transporter ATP-binding protein: protein MADDLAVELAGITKRFPGVVANSDIHLEVRAGEVHAVCGENGAGKSTLMKILYGMLQPDEGTIKVNGDPVRFKNPSDAIKVGVGMVHQHFMLADNLSVLENIVLGAEGLHGIGAKARKRVAELAKRTGLNADLDIALEYLGVADRQRVEIVKVLYRGARIVILDEPTAVLVPQEVDDLFDTVRQMRSDGFTFIFISHKLDEVRTIADSITVIRRGTTVGTADPKTTSSRQLAEMMVGSELPSPETRESTVTDTAVLTVSALRLAESGSARAVLDDIGLVVHSGEVLGIAGVEGNGQTELVETIMGMRRASGGTITLDGRDITKLGTLARREAGIGYVAEDRTRHGLLLTQPLWANRMLGYQTRKPVSKGQWLDIAGARQDTQRIVDAYDVRTPGIDVAAAALSGGNQQKLVVGRELSGDPKLLIASHPTRGVDVGAQALIWEHIRQARADGLAVLLISADLDELIGLSDRIVVMLRGRLVSEEDPATVTAEDLGCAMTGSAPREATQ, encoded by the coding sequence ATGGCTGACGACCTGGCCGTTGAGCTTGCGGGGATCACCAAGCGATTCCCCGGGGTGGTCGCCAACAGCGACATCCACCTCGAAGTCCGCGCAGGCGAGGTGCACGCGGTCTGCGGCGAGAACGGCGCCGGCAAGTCCACGCTGATGAAGATCCTGTACGGGATGCTCCAGCCGGACGAGGGCACCATCAAGGTGAACGGCGACCCGGTGCGGTTCAAGAACCCGTCGGACGCGATCAAGGTCGGCGTCGGCATGGTGCACCAGCACTTCATGCTCGCCGACAACCTGAGCGTGCTCGAGAACATCGTGCTCGGCGCGGAGGGCCTGCACGGCATCGGCGCCAAGGCCCGCAAGAGGGTCGCTGAGCTGGCCAAGCGGACCGGCCTGAACGCTGACCTCGACATCGCGCTCGAGTACCTCGGTGTGGCCGACCGCCAGCGGGTCGAGATCGTCAAGGTCCTCTACCGCGGCGCGCGGATCGTGATCCTCGACGAGCCGACCGCTGTGCTCGTGCCGCAGGAGGTCGACGACCTGTTCGACACCGTGCGGCAGATGCGCTCGGACGGTTTCACGTTCATCTTCATCTCGCACAAGCTGGACGAGGTGCGCACGATCGCCGACTCGATCACGGTGATCCGGCGCGGCACCACGGTCGGCACCGCGGACCCGAAGACGACCAGCTCACGCCAGCTCGCCGAGATGATGGTCGGCAGTGAGCTGCCCAGCCCGGAGACCCGCGAGTCCACGGTCACCGACACCGCGGTGCTCACGGTTTCCGCACTGCGGCTGGCGGAATCCGGCTCGGCGCGCGCTGTGCTCGACGACATCGGGCTGGTGGTGCACTCCGGTGAGGTGCTCGGCATCGCCGGTGTCGAGGGCAACGGCCAGACCGAGCTGGTCGAGACGATCATGGGTATGCGCAGGGCCAGCGGGGGCACGATCACGCTGGACGGCAGGGACATCACCAAGCTCGGCACGCTCGCCCGCCGGGAGGCCGGGATCGGCTACGTCGCCGAGGACCGCACCAGGCACGGCCTGCTGCTGACGCAGCCGTTGTGGGCCAACCGGATGCTCGGCTACCAGACCCGCAAGCCGGTCTCGAAAGGACAGTGGCTGGACATCGCGGGTGCCCGGCAGGACACGCAGCGCATCGTGGACGCGTACGACGTGCGCACGCCGGGCATCGACGTGGCCGCGGCCGCGTTGTCCGGCGGCAACCAGCAGAAACTGGTGGTCGGCCGTGAGCTGTCCGGTGACCCGAAGCTGCTGATCGCCTCGCACCCGACCCGCGGTGTCGACGTCGGCGCGCAGGCGCTGATCTGGGAACACATCCGCCAGGCCCGTGCCGACGGCCTCGCGGTGCTGCTGATCTCGGCGGACCTCGACGAGCTGATCGGGCTGTCCGACCGGATCGTGGTGATGCTGCGCGGCCGTCTGGTGTCCGAGGAGGACCCGGCGACGGTCACCGCCGAGGACCTCGGCTGCGCCATGACCGGCTCCGCGCCAAGGGAGGCAACTCAGTGA
- a CDS encoding BMP family lipoprotein, which produces MRRSRVTTLAAVALTGVLALAGCAKDTGGGTNAPAGGGGNQAAGCKLAPVPQGGGGSAAGSTAAGPKVDASALKVGLAFDIGGRGDASFNDSAAAGLDKAKADFGLKETKELTAAPNETEDAKQSRLRQLAQEGFSPIVAVGFAYAKSVEAVAKSFPNTKFAVVDDDTVKLPNVTGLVFAEEQGSFLVGVAAAHKSKGCHVGFVGGVNVPLIQKFEAGFKQGVKAAAPDAKVESEYITPAGDFTGFQDPAKGNVVAAGEISRGADVVYQAAGASGKGVFEAAKSKNVLAIGVDSDQYNQKTVENSKDVIITSMLKRVDVAVYDFVRAVAGNTLDSLPKRFDLKVDGIGYATSGGKIDDIKATLDAYKQQIIDGKITVSDKPSN; this is translated from the coding sequence GTGCGTCGATCGCGCGTTACCACGTTGGCGGCCGTCGCGCTGACCGGTGTTCTCGCACTGGCCGGCTGCGCCAAGGACACCGGGGGCGGAACCAACGCGCCCGCGGGCGGTGGTGGCAACCAGGCCGCCGGCTGCAAGCTCGCCCCGGTTCCGCAGGGCGGGGGTGGCAGCGCGGCCGGCAGCACCGCCGCGGGCCCCAAGGTTGACGCCAGCGCGCTCAAGGTCGGCCTCGCCTTCGACATCGGCGGCCGTGGCGACGCGTCGTTCAACGACTCCGCCGCCGCCGGGCTGGACAAGGCCAAGGCCGACTTCGGTCTCAAGGAGACCAAGGAGCTCACCGCGGCGCCGAACGAGACCGAGGACGCCAAGCAGAGCCGCCTGCGCCAGCTCGCGCAGGAGGGCTTCAGCCCGATCGTGGCGGTCGGCTTCGCGTACGCCAAGTCCGTCGAGGCGGTCGCCAAGAGCTTCCCGAACACCAAGTTCGCTGTCGTCGACGACGACACCGTCAAGCTCCCGAACGTGACCGGCCTGGTCTTCGCCGAGGAGCAGGGCTCGTTCCTGGTCGGCGTCGCCGCCGCGCACAAGAGCAAGGGCTGCCACGTCGGCTTCGTCGGCGGCGTGAACGTCCCGCTGATCCAGAAGTTCGAAGCGGGCTTCAAGCAGGGCGTGAAGGCCGCCGCGCCGGACGCCAAGGTCGAGTCCGAGTACATCACCCCGGCCGGTGACTTCACCGGTTTCCAGGACCCGGCCAAGGGCAACGTGGTCGCCGCCGGTGAGATCAGCCGTGGCGCCGACGTCGTCTACCAGGCCGCGGGTGCGTCGGGCAAGGGTGTCTTCGAGGCAGCCAAGTCCAAGAACGTGCTGGCCATCGGCGTCGACTCCGACCAGTACAACCAGAAGACGGTCGAGAACTCCAAGGACGTGATCATCACGTCCATGCTCAAGCGCGTCGACGTCGCGGTGTACGACTTCGTCCGCGCGGTGGCGGGCAACACGCTGGACTCGCTGCCCAAGCGCTTCGACCTGAAGGTCGACGGCATCGGCTACGCCACCTCCGGCGGCAAGATCGACGACATCAAGGCCACGCTGGACGCGTACAAGCAGCAGATCATCGACGGCAAGATCACCGTGTCGGACAAGCCGTCCAACTAG